Proteins encoded together in one Solanum lycopersicum chromosome 7, SLM_r2.1 window:
- the CIP6 gene encoding CONSTANS interacting protein 6, with the protein MLPPRPSGLPPSLFLSSSDTRASTGNHDPGMNSDQNRESPAESANSRDTWPVIDAATQVKLENQKAEDGYYEQSVTHRPASANKVSLLDIAREQVDIISEKMYLLPNEYLEELKGRLRGMLEGNGGPQQRDELLFLQRLVQTRSDLTANTLIKAHRVQLEILVAINSGIQFFLHHSMNLSQTCLIEVFVYKRCRNIACQSQLPAEDCHCEICTNRKGFCSLCMCVICNKFDFEVNTCRWIGCDSCAHWTHTDCAIRDKQIGTGPSSVNGLGSAEMQFRCRACNRTSELFGWVKDVFQQCAPTWNGESLIRELTVVSKIFRLSENTRGRQLFWKSEELIEKLKGGVAETTACRIILTFLQELEMDSSRSSEAGNKERMIPPQEACNRIAAVVQEAVQTMGVVADEKLRMLKKARQALETCDHELEEKAKEVSELKLERQRKRLQIDELESIARLKEAEADMFQLKADEARREADRLQRIALAKSGKSEEDYASSYLKQRLSEAEAEKQFLFEKIKLQDQSSRSSQGNDIGDSSQELYSKIQEILKSV; encoded by the exons ATGCTGCCTCCACGCCCCAGCGGGTTGCCTCCGTCCTTATTTCTTTCCTCTTCAGACACCAGAGCATCAACTGGTAATCATGACCCTGGAATGAACTCTGATCAGAATCGTGAATCGCCTGCTGAGAGTGCTAATTCAAGAGATACGTGGCCTGTAATTGATGCTGCTACTCAAGTGAAGCTTGAGAATCAGAAAGCTGAGGATGGTTATTATGAACAGTCTGTGACTCACAGGCCTGCTAGTGCAAATAAGGTTTCTCTTCTTGATATTGCTAGAGAACAAGTGGATATAATATCTGAAAAAATGTATTTGCTCCCCAATGAGTATTTAGAAGAGCTAAAAGGTAGGCTTCGAGGGATGCTTGAAGGGAACGGTGGTCCTCAGCAAAGAGATGAACTTTTGTTTTTACAGAGGCTTGTTCAGACTAGGTCTGATTTGACTGCTAATACATTGATTAAAGCTCATCGAGTTCAGCTGGAAATTCTTGTCGCTATTAATAGTGGAATTCAGTTTTTCCTGCATCATAGTATGAATCTTTCTCAGACTTGCCTGATTGAGGTTTTTGTATACAAAAGATGTCGGAATATAGCATGCCAAAGCCAGTTGCCTGCAGAAGATTGCCACTGTGAGATATGCACCAACCGAAAGGGATTCTGCAGCCTTTGCATGTGTGTAATCTGTAACAAGTTTGATTTTGAAGTGAATACATGTCGGTGGATTGGTTGCGACTCCTGTGCTCATTGGACTCACACGGACTGCGCAATTCGTGATAAACAAATTGGAACAGGTCCTTCTTCTGTGAATGGGCTGGGGTCTGCTGAAATGCAGTTCAGGTGTAGAGCATGCAATCGCACTTCTGAGCTTTTTGGTTGGGTGAAAGATGTATTCCAACAATGTGCACCTACCTGGAATGGGGAATCATTGATAAGAGAACTAACTGTTGTAAGTAAGATCTTTCGACTGAGTGAGAACACAAGAGGGAGGCAGCTGTTTTGGAAGTCTGAGGAGCTCATAGAAAAACTAAAGGGTGGAGTGGCAGAGACAACAGCTTGCAGGATTATATTAACTTTTCTCCAAG AGCTTGAGATGGACTCATCAAGGAGCTCTGAGGCTGGAAATAAAGAAAGGATGATTCCACCCCAGGAGGCATGCAACCGAATTGctgcagtggtacaagaagcaGTGCAGACAATGGGAGTAGTGGCTGATGAAAAATTGAGGATGCTAAAGAAAGCTCGCCAAGCTCTCGAGACATGTGATCATGAACTGGAGGAAAAAGCTAAAGAAGTTTCAGAACTTAAACTGGAGAGGCAACGAAAAAGACTACAAATTGATGAATTAGAGAGCATTGCTAGGCTTAAAGAAGCAGAAGCAGATATGTTCCAGCTCAAGGCAGATGAGGCAAGACGAGAAGCTGACAGGTTGCAGAGGATTGCTCTTGCAAAATCAGGGAAATCAGAAGAAGATTATGCCAGTAGTTACCTTAAACAACGTCTTAGCGAGGCTGAAGCTGAGAAACAATTCCTTTTCGAGAAGATTAAACTTCAAGATCAGAGTTCTCGTTCATCACAAGGCAATGACATCGGTGACAGTTCACAAGAACTTTACTCTAAAATACAAGAGATCCTAAAGAGTGTGTAG
- the LOC101254814 gene encoding heat shock protein 90-6, mitochondrial, whose protein sequence is MHRLSKRSVKSLVRSSTAARYRDVAAPISSTHFFYQSADADSKGRWYSVLTSGRCDVIESAKPFKSRNEPFLGCRFESTAAASDTSDSPSEKFEYQAEVSRLMDLIVNSLYSNKEVFLRELISNASDALDKLRFLGVTEPELLKDAVDLDIRIQTDKDNGIITITDSGIGMTRQELVDCLGTIAQSGTAKFLKALKDSKDAGADSNLIGQFGVGFYSAFLVSERVEVSTKSPKSDKQYVWVGEANSSTYTIREETDPAKQLPRGTRLTLYLKRDDKGYAHPERVEKLVKNYSQFVSFPIYTWQEKGFTKEVEVDEDPSEAKKEGEDETAEKKKKTKKVVEKYWDWELTNETQPIWLRSPKEVSKEDYNEFYKKTFNEYLEPLASSHFTTEGEVEFRSVLFVPSVSGMGKDDMINPKTKNIRLYVKRVFISDDFDGELFPRYLSFIKGVVDSNDLPLNVSREILQESRIVRIMRKRLVRKAFEMIQGIALSENRDDYEKFWENFGKHLKLGCIEDRENHKRIAPLLRFFSSQSENEMISLDEYVENMKPDQNDIYYIASDSVTSARNTPFLEKLLEKDLEVLFLVDPIDEVAVQNLKAFKEKNFVDISKEDLDLGDKNEDKEKEIKQEFGQTCDWIKKRLGDKVASVQISSRLSSSPCVLVSGKFGWSANMERLMKAQTVGDTSNLDFMRSRRVFEINPEHPIIRTLTEACRSTPDDEEALRAIDLLYDAALVSSGFTPENPAQLGGKIYEMMNFALAGKWGTVPEYQQQAIQQPHIPETVEAEIVEPGEAGGQK, encoded by the exons ATGCATCGGCTTTCGAAGCGCTCCGTCAAATCTCTTGTTCGTAGCTCAACCGCTGCACGTTATCGAGATGTTGCTGCTCCAATTTCTTCTACCCATTTCTTTTACCAATCG GCGGATGCTGATAGTAAAGGTAGATGGTATTCGGTATTGACTTCAGGAAGATGTGATGTCATTGAATCCGCTAAGCCATTTAAATCAAGAAATGAGCCTTTTTTGGGTTGTCGATTTGAGTCAACAGCTGCGGCATCTGATACATCTGACTCACCATCTGAGAAGTTTGAGTATCAAGCAGAG GTCAGTCGCCTCATGGACCTTATTGTTAACAGTTTGTACAGCAACAAGGAGGTTTTTCTTAGGGAGCTTATCAG TAATGCGAGTGATGCCTTGGACAAGTTGAGGTTTCTTGGTGTTACTGAGCCTGAGCTTTTGAAGGATGCAGTTGATCTTGATATTCGCATCCAAACCGACAAAGATAATGGCATTATTACCATAAC GGACTCAGGAATTGGTATGACTCGCCAAGAACTTGTCGACTGCCTTGGCACTATTGCACAAAGTGGAACTGCAAAGTTCCTAAAGGCCCTAAAG GACAGCAAGGATGCTGGTGCTGACAGCAATTTAATTGGTCAATTTGGTGTTGGATTCTACTCGGCTTTTCTTGTTTCTGAACGA GTTGAAGTCTCAACCAAAAGCCCCAAGTCTGACAAGCAATATGTCTGGGTCGGAGAGGCCAATTCTAGCACATATACCATTCGAGAGGAGACTGATCCTGCAAAACAACTTCCTAGGGGAACCCGTCTCACTCTATATCTTAAG AGGGATGACAAAGGATATGCACATCCGGAAAGAGTAGAAAAGCTTGTGAAAAACTATTCACAGTTTGTTTCATTCCCTATTTACACATGGCAAGAGAAGGGATTTACAAAAGAG GTTGAAGTTGACGAAGATCCATCAGAAGCCAAGAAGGAAGGAGAAGATGAGACAGCTGAG aaaaagaagaaaactaaAAAAGTTGTGGAGAAATATTGGGACTGGGAGCTTACAAATGAGACTCAGCCAATATGG CTTCGAAGCCCTAAGGAAGTGAGTAAAGAGGATTATAATGAGTTCTACAAAAAGACTTTTAATGAATATCTGGAGCCTCTTGCTTCTTCACACTTCACAACCGAG GGAGAAGTAGAGTTCCGGTCTGTACTTTTTGTGCCATCTGTATCTGGAATGGGTAAGGATGACATGATAAATCCCAAGACAAAGAATATAAGGCTATATGTGAAGCGAGTTTTTATATCTGACGACTTTGATGGTGAACTG TTCCCACGCTACCTAAGTTTTATCAAAGGTGTAGTTGACTCAAATGATCTTCCCCTTAATGTATCACGAGAGATTCTTCAAGAAAGTCGCATT GTTCGCATCATGAGGAAGCGGTTGGTGCGGAAAGCGTTTGAAATGATTCAGGGCATTGCTCTCAGTGAAAACAGAGAT GACTACGAGAAGTTCTGGGAGAACTTTGGGAAGCACCTAAAGTTGGGATGCATTGAAGATCGTGAAAACCACAAGCGTATTGCTCCACTTTTACGTTTTTTCTCTTCTCAAAGTGAAAATGAGATGATCAGCTTGGATGAATATGTTGAGAACATGAAACCAGACCAGAATGATATTTACTATATTGCTTCTGATAGTGTGACGAGTGCAAGGAACACTCCTTTCCTGGAAAAACTTCTTGAGAAAGATCTTGAA GTTCTGTTCTTAGTTGATCCCATTGACGAGGTTGCGGTCCAAAATCTCAAAGCATTTAAGGAGAAAAACTTCGTTGACATTAGCAAAGAGGACCTAGATTTAG GTGATAAGAATGAAGATAAGGAAAAGGAGATAAAACAGGAGTTTGGGCAAACATGTGATTGGATAAAGAAACGACTAGGGGACAAGGTTGCTAGTGTACAAATCTCGAGTCGTTTGAGCAGTTCTCCTTGTGTTCTTGTATCAGGAAAGTTTGGTTGGTCAGCTAATATGGAGAG GCTGATGAAGGCCCAAACTGTTGGTGATACCTCCAACCTGGATTTCATGAGGAGTAGAAGAGTCTTTGAAATCAATCCTGAACACCCTATCATTAGAACCTTAACT GAAGCCTGCAGGAGTACTCCAGATGATGAAGAGGCCTTGAGGGCCATTGATCTTTTGTACGATGCTGCATTGGTTTCTAGTGGATTTACT CCTGAGAATCCAGCACAACTGGGAGGGAAGatatatgaaatgatgaacTTTGCCCTTGCTGGCAAGTGGGGAACTGTCCCCGAGTATCAGCAACAAGCAATCCAGCAGCCACACATCCCAGAAACAGTCGAAGCAGAGATCGTTGAGCCTGGTGAAGCTGGTGGacagaaataa
- the LOC101255117 gene encoding uncharacterized protein, with the protein MENPGKKVLLTSNGDEICNNIAYHLAQRGCQLVLMGNERQLKSVAENIKQSLKGSVAVEVVGLDMTEDRETAFDEAVDKAWKIFGKLDALVHCYAYEGKMQDPLQLIDDEFKKIVKINFMAGWYLLKCIGNRMRDGKSGGSIVFMTSIIGAERGIYQGAAAYGSCAAGIQQLVRLSAIELGKYQIRVNGILRGLHLEDEFPLSVGKERAVKLTKEAAPLNRWLDPKKDLASTVIYLISDDSRYMTGTSIFVDGAQSLVRPRMRSYM; encoded by the exons ATGGAAAATCCTGGAAAGAAGGTGTTGCTTACCTCCAACGGTGATGAAATTTGCAACAACATTGCGTACCATTTAGCTCAGAGGGGTTGCCA ATTGGTTTTGATGGGAAATGAGCGCCAATTGAAGAGTGTAGCGGAGAATATAAAGCAATCACTAAAGGGTAGTGTTGCCGTAGAAGTTGTGGGATTGGATATGACGGAGGATAGAGAAACTGCTTTTGATGAAGCTGTGGACAAGGCATGGAAGATATTTGGGAAGTTGGATGCCTTGGTACACTGCTATGCTTATGAAG GGAAAATGCAAGATCCACTGCAGCTAATTGATGACGAgttcaaaaaaattgtcaaaataaattttatggcTGGATGGTACCTGTTGAAATGTATCGGTAACAGAATGCGAGACGGTAAATCTGGAGGATCCATTGTATTTATGACCTCGATCATTGGTGCTGAGAGAGGAATATATCAAGGAGCTGCTGCTTACGGTTCATGTGCCGCTGGAATTCAGCAGCTGGTTAGG TTATCTGCAATTGAATTGGGGAAGTACCAAATCAGGGTGAATGGCATATTGCGTGGCTTGCACCTCGAGGATGAGTTTCCTTTGTCAGTGGGTAAGGAGAGAGCAGTGAAGTTGACCAAGGAAGCAGCGCCTCTAAATCGATGGCTTGATCCTAAAAAGGATCTGGCTTCCACTGTCATCTATTTAATCAGTGATGATTCAAGATACATGACAGGAACCTCCATCTTTGTTGATGGTGCCCAGTCTCTAGTGAGGCCGCGAATGCGCTCATATATGTGA